The following are encoded together in the Chanodichthys erythropterus isolate Z2021 chromosome 16, ASM2448905v1, whole genome shotgun sequence genome:
- the LOC137003175 gene encoding coiled-coil domain-containing protein 1-like, which produces MYDEYGGDDGVEDVVDDVIVGDEDGEDGIVEEEEDDDDNSVFKEDGAVDDGEAEDGVIDSIEDVDNDINIGDEDGVDGDEGCKIDDDIGTDEDGVVDSIEEGDVVDDNSETDKEGAEDGIDDSKDVGNVGEDVEDDEYGIDDGIEDVVDEVNVGDEGCEFADDGKNEEDDLEVADSKGFAVWVDDNEVWSEVGGSEDDDDDDDDDEDDDGGEDDEDVNDVYDIEEDGGEVSGDDDGEDEEVCDIGDDGEEDGNAVVDDSVVVGDDGEDGCIVGDVKDGKYDIGCVEFEEDGDIGDDDGVDDNVDSAELVEDEEDLVGDIDGEEGKDDIMVGEDDDCGEVCDDGGVSDEDHWGVENSGKAVDAVSEDDGGDVEIDDEDCGVEDDCADNFGDENGVDDNIEEDDDDDSGTDEDGAEDGEYEEDAVEDSIEDVVDDDNDVKIGVEDGDDDGGCEFADDGKDKEDDV; this is translated from the exons ATGTATGATGAATATGGTGGAGATGATGGCGTTGAAGATGTTGTTGATGATGTTATTGTTGGTGATGAAGATGGTGAAGATGGTATtgttgaagaagaagaagatgatgatgacaatAGTGTGTTTAAAGAAGATGGTGCCGTTGATGATGGTGAAGCTGAAGATGGTGTTATTGATAGTATTGAAGATGTTGATAACGATATTAATATTGGTGATGAAGATGGTGTAGATGGTGATGAAGGCTGCAAGATTGATGATGATATTGGGACTGATGAAGATGGTGTTGTTGATAGTATTGAGGAAGGTGATGTTGTTGACGACAATAGTGAGACTGATAAAGAGGGTGCTGAGGATGGTATAGATGATAGTAAAGATGTTGGTAATGTTGGCGAAGATGTTGAAGATGATGAATATGGCATAGATGATGGTATTGAAGATGTCGTTGATGAAGTTAATGTTGGTGATGAAGGCTGTGAGTTTGCTGATGATGGTAAAAATGAGGAAGATGATTTAGAGGTTGCTGATAGTAAAGGCTTTGCTGTTTGGGTTGATGATAATGAAGTTTGGAGTGAAGTTGGTGGTAGTGAGgatgatgacgatgatgatgatgatgatgaagatgatgatgggGGTGAGGATGATGAAGATGTTAATGATGTGTATGATATAGAGGAGGATGGTGGTGAGGTcagtggtgatgatgatggtgaggaTGAAGAAGTTTGTGACATTGGTGATGATGGTGAGGAAGATGGAAATGCGGTTGTTGATGACAGTGTTGTGGTTGGTGATGATGGTGAAGATGGCTGCATAGTTGGTGATGTTAAAGATGGTAAGTATGACATAGGTTGTGTTGAGTTTGAAGAAGATGGTGACAttggtgatgatgatggtgtgGATGATAATGTTGATTCTGCTGAGCTTGTTGAAGATGAAGAGGATCTGGTTGGTGACATAGATGGTGAAGAGGGTAAAGATGACATCATGGTTGGTGAGGATGATGACTGTGGTGAGGTCTGTGATGATGGTGGGGTTAGTGATGAAGACCATTGGGGTGTTGAAAATAGTGGCAAGGCTGTTGATGCTGTAAGTGAAGATGATG GTGGTGATGTTGAGATTGATGATGAAGATTGTGGGGTTGAAGATGATTGTGCTGATAATTTTGGTGATGAAAATGGTGTAGATGATAACATtgaagaagatgatgatgacgatAGTGGGACTGATGAAGATGGTGCTGAGGATGGTGAATATGAGGAGGATGCTGTGGAAGATAGTATTGAAGACGTtgttgatgatgataatgatgttAAAATTGGTGTTGAAGATGGGGATGATGATGGAGGCTGTGAGTTTGCTGATGATGGTAAAGATAAGGAAGATGATGTATAG